The Erythrobacter litoralis HTCC2594 nucleotide sequence CCGCCTGCGATGCGCGCTCGAGCTGAAGGGGCTGGATTACGAGAACGTGCCGGTGAACCTGCTTAAGACAGAGCAGAAGAGCGAAGCCTTCACCGCGCGCAATGCGTTCGGCAGCGTGCCGATGCTGGAGACGGACCACGGCGACAAGGCGCAGTCGATGGCCATCATCGAATGGCTCGACGAGGCTTATCCCGAAAAGCCCCTGCTGCCCTCCGACCCCGAACAGCGCTATCTCGCGCGCGAACTGGCCTATGCCATCGCCACAGAGCTGCACGCACCGCTCAACCTGCCCGTGCTGAAATTCCTGAAGGAACAATACGGCAAGTCGCAGGACGAGATCGATGACTGGTATCGCCACTGGCTCGCCCGCACGCTCGATCCGCTCGAACAGCGGCTGGCGCAGGTCGGCGCCGGCGATTTCCTGTTCGACGCCCCCGGCTTTTTCGAGGTCGTGCTGATGCCGCAGATGTACAACGCGCGGCGGTTCGCCTTCGATTTCAGCGACAAGCCGCACATGACCCGGATCGAGGCGGCTTGCCTCGCCCTCCCCGAATTCCAACGCGCCCACCCGGACGCGCAGCCCGACAATCCAGAACAGAAGGACAGCTGACATGAAGCTCGCCACCCTCAATGACGGCACCCGCGACGGCAAGCTGGTCGTCGTCTCGAAAGACATCACCCGCTATTGCGCGGCCGACAATATCGCGCCGACGATGCAACACGCGCTCGACAATTGGGACGAGGTCGCGCCCAAGCTGCAGGCGCTTTATACCGATGTCGAACACCAGACCGTGCCGTGCGAGCGCTTCCACGAACGCGAGGCGCATTCGCCGCTGCCAAGAGCCTATCAGTGGGCCGACGGTTCGGCCTACATCAATCACGTCGAACTCGTGCGGAAGGCGCGGGGTGCCGAGGTGCCGGAGAGCTTCTATCACGATCCGCTGATGTATCAGGGCGGCAGCGACGATTTCCTGCCCCCGCGCGCGCCGATCCCGCTCAAGGACACCGCCTGGGGCTGCGACATGGAAGGCGAGATCGCCGTCATCACCGACGACGTGCCAATGGGTGTCAGCTCGGAAGAGGCCGCCGATCACATCAAACTCGTGATGCTCGTCAATGACGTGAGCCTGCGCGGCCTGATCCCGGGCGAACTGGCCAAGGGCTTCGGCTTCTTCCAGTCCAAGCCCGCGACCGCATTCTCGCCCGTGGCGGTGACGCCGAACGAGCTGGGCGATGCCTGGAAGGACAGCGTCATCCACCTGCCGCTCAATGTCGACTACAATGGCGAGGCCTTCGGGCGGGCCAATGCCGGCCTCGATGCGACCTTCAGCCTGGCCGATCTCGTCGCCCATGCGGCAAAGACCCGCAATCTTGGCGCGGGCGCGATCATCGGTTCGGGGACGGTCTCCAACCAGGGGCCGGAGGGCGACCCCGGCAAGCCCGTCAGCGAAGGCGGGCTCGGCTATAGCTGCATCGCCGAAATCCGTATGATCGAAACCATCGCCGACGGCGAACCCAAGACCCGCTTCATGGCACCGGGCGATACGGTGAAGATCTGGATGGACGACGCAGACGGCCACTCGATCTTCGGCGCGATCGAGCAGGAAGTGGTGCAGGCCTGATGTTCACCGATGCAACCTGGCTCGACGTCTTTCTGCGCGGCTTCCTGCTGTCCGGCATCGGGCTGGTCTACGTGGTGTTTCTCGTCCGCATGATCGGCCTTCGGTCGTTCTCGAAGATGACAAACTTCGACTTCGTCATGACCGTGGCAAGCGGCTCCCTGCTTGCAGGGGCTGCCCAAGCGACCGACTGGGCCGGATTCGCGCAGGCCATGATCGCCATGACCG carries:
- the maiA gene encoding maleylacetoacetate isomerase, giving the protein MKLYGYYRSSTSYRLRCALELKGLDYENVPVNLLKTEQKSEAFTARNAFGSVPMLETDHGDKAQSMAIIEWLDEAYPEKPLLPSDPEQRYLARELAYAIATELHAPLNLPVLKFLKEQYGKSQDEIDDWYRHWLARTLDPLEQRLAQVGAGDFLFDAPGFFEVVLMPQMYNARRFAFDFSDKPHMTRIEAACLALPEFQRAHPDAQPDNPEQKDS
- a CDS encoding fumarylacetoacetate hydrolase family protein gives rise to the protein MKLATLNDGTRDGKLVVVSKDITRYCAADNIAPTMQHALDNWDEVAPKLQALYTDVEHQTVPCERFHEREAHSPLPRAYQWADGSAYINHVELVRKARGAEVPESFYHDPLMYQGGSDDFLPPRAPIPLKDTAWGCDMEGEIAVITDDVPMGVSSEEAADHIKLVMLVNDVSLRGLIPGELAKGFGFFQSKPATAFSPVAVTPNELGDAWKDSVIHLPLNVDYNGEAFGRANAGLDATFSLADLVAHAAKTRNLGAGAIIGSGTVSNQGPEGDPGKPVSEGGLGYSCIAEIRMIETIADGEPKTRFMAPGDTVKIWMDDADGHSIFGAIEQEVVQA